Proteins encoded together in one Plasmodium cynomolgi strain B DNA, chromosome 9, whole genome shotgun sequence window:
- a CDS encoding hypothetical protein (putative) yields MSAFKKAITYYFAIVSLFSAVFLALIGLLLLYDSDSLELHGNKAEKVKPSFICAGVSRGEVHRSSGVAVWQFGSSAAGQLGSSAVRLN; encoded by the coding sequence ATGTCTGCATTTAAAAAGGCCATCACGTACTACTTCGCCATAGTATCGCTCTTCTCTGCAGTTTTTTTGGCACTAATTGGTCTTTTGCTATTGTATGACTCCGACTCGTTGGAGTTGCACGGGAATAAGGCTGAGAAGGTGAAGCCGTCATTCATTTGCGCAGGGGTAAGCCGCGGAGAGGTGCACCGGAGTAGCGGTGTAGCGGTCTGGCAGTTCGGCAGTTCGGCAGCTGGGCAGCTGGGCAGTTCGGCAGTCCGCCTGAACTGA
- a CDS encoding RNA splicing protein MRS2 mitochondrial precursor (putative), with the protein MQNIRITQDGQIKCERFFFSKYSLPYVLSKAASGWAPIESAPIVCPHRECSHNIPVSDLRLIDSSNNHNPTLLVRKNMILLRTGFISCVIRFNELWMFEPKNPLVVKATNLVKKNFKRKSDLDGNEAEEEGRPNGQAQNVTSCFLGKDDCPGVADQACPRTTSEERSTDATPYCPIDGTQECPSPDELNHVNVKNHFYKHKANIYFEFLCLDICMQLSIKEYEEDLYRLNEQIKGIILQQRKEENNEINILTNNLLRDMMKIKNNLQKFSNLLNALRNSIEKILNNHMDMENMYLTFMKTNVTKEGIYSDNCSRSCSPIKDCTDLEIVLETHLQLTDELYRELENVEEKITHYEELMRLNLDYNRNKFILLNVKISFATLFFSISSVITSLFGMNLKNFCEESDYVFFLISLSVCVSSFLGIHLTRNINTILRFFDRYRVK; encoded by the exons ATGCAAAATATCAGGATTACGCAAGATGGGCAGATCAAGTGCGAGCGGTTCTTCTTTTCCAAGTACAGCCTGCCCTACGTTCTGAGTAAGGCCGCGTCGGGGTGGGCCCCCATCGAGAGTGCTCCCATAGTGTGCCCCCATCGAGAGTGCTCCCATA ACATCCCCGTGAGTGACCTGCGCCTGATCGACTCGAGCAACAACCACAACCCCACCCTGCTGGTGAGGAAGAACATGATCCTGTTGCGCACGGGCTTCATCAGCTGTGTGATTCGGTTCAACGAGCTATGGATGTTCGAGCCGAAGAATCCCCTAGTGGTGAAGGCCACCAACTTggttaaaaagaattttaaaaggaaaagtgaCTTGGATGGTAAtgaagcggaagaagaagggaggCCAAATGGGCAAGCACAGAATGTAACGAGTTGCTTTTTAGGGAAGGACGACTGTCCTGGGGTAGCCGATCAGGCATGCCCAAGAACTACCTCGGAGGAGCGGTCTACAGATGCCACTCCGTACTGCCCCATAGACGGAACACAGGAGTGTCCCTCTCCAGACGAACTAAACCACGTCAATGTTAAaaaccatttttacaaacacaAAGCGAATATCTATTTCGAGTTCCTGTGTCTGGACATTTGCATGCAGCTATCTATAAAGGAATACGAGGAAGATCTATATCGTCTAAACgaacaaataaaaggaataatatTACAACaacgaaaggaagaaaacaacgAAATTAATATCCTGACGAATAATCTACTTCGAgatatgatgaaaataaaaaataatttgcaaaaattttcaaatctGTTAAATGCTCTCCGTAACAGTatcgaaaaaattttaaataatcacATGGATATGGAAAATATGTATTTGACTTTTATGAAAACGAATGTAACCAAGGAAGGAATTTATTCTGATAATTGCAGTAGGTCTTGTAGTCCCATAAAGGATTGCACAGATTTAGAGATAGTTTTAGAGACCCATTTACAGTTAACGGATGAGTTGTATAGAGAATTAGAAAatgtggaggagaaaattacTCACTATGAAGAACTGATGAGATTGAATTTGGATTACAATCGAAATAAATTCattcttttaaatgtaaaGATATCCTTtgctactttatttttttccatttcttctgtCATCACAAGTTTGTTCGGTATGAACTTAAAGAATTTTTGTGAAGAGAGCGACTATGTGTTTTTCTTGATCTCTCTTTCGGTATGTGTGTCTTCTTTCCTTGGGATACACCTCACGAGGAACATCAACACGATTCTCCGCTTCTTCGACCGATATCGAGTGAAGTAG
- a CDS encoding hypothetical protein (putative): GYEVVNNQFLYKNPFSSFDINKLLEQNSVGVNYNKIVNGRDEVASILLYRKPLDLNKQIILYSHGNNTDMGHSFPAYLNLIFQTNVNIVTYDYSGYGYSNKKPTETNMYKNIKMVYRYLTEDLHINPLNIILYGYSIGSCASSYLISLRDIKVGGCILQSPLASGIKLLFPYQKRYLPWLDVFKNYEKLRKASLVPVYIMHGKMDQDIPYYHAVILLKALRKNFEKQYRKMKSSTQSPHESVDITSLIKFWGIANSDHNNMELVNADEFFRRLRAFLMFCEDYNRG; the protein is encoded by the coding sequence GGATACGAAGTGGTAAACAACCAGTTCTTGTACAAGAACCCATTCAGTAGTTTCGACATAAATAAGCTCCTGGAACAGAACAGCGTAGGAGTCAACTACAATAAAATAGTTAACGGCAGGGACGAAGTCGCCTCCATCCTCCTCTACAGAAAGCCACTCGAtctaaataaacaaataattcTCTACTCACATGGGAACAACACAGATATGGGACACTCCTTCCCAGCCTACCTCAACCTCATCTTTCAAACTAACGTAAATATAGTCACGTACGACTACAGCGGATATGGATATAGCAATAAAAAACCAACAGAAAcgaatatgtataaaaatataaaaatggtgtatAGGTATCTAACTGAGGACCTTCACATCAATccattaaatattattttatatgggTACAGTATTGGTAGTTGTGCCAGTAGTTACTTAATCAGTTTGAGAGATATAAAGGTGGGTGGGTGTATCTTGCAGTCTCCTTTAGCTAGTGGGATAAAGCTCCTGTTCCCCTATCAGAAGAGATACCTTCCATGGCTTGAtgtgtttaaaaattatgaaaaattacgGAAGGCGTCACTTGTCCCTGTATACATTATGCATGGGAAAATGGACCAGGATATACCATACTACCACGCTGTGATTTTGTTGAAAGCACTTCGAAAGAATTTCGAGAAACAATACAGAAAGATGAAAAGCTCGACTCAGTCTCCACACGAGAGTGTCGACATCACTTCTCTTATTAAATTTTGGGGAATCGCCAACTCGGATCATAACAACATGGAGTTGGTCAATGCGGACGAGTTCTTCCGCCGCCTGCGCGCCTTCCTCATGTTTTGCGAGGACTACAACCGGGGGTAG
- a CDS encoding tRNA nucleotidyltransferase (putative), with protein MKLLGEKKIINCTKGLFFINANRRNHYLGGRSNSKRFSLHSYSTRGKMQEKGYVSYLKKYVVDDRELAQAVGGVPNGQGGGVPNGQGGGVPNGQGGRVPNDRSGHPPPDEALQIEELIKKTMRKEEEELFTFLQKVNETYKLQCTLRVVGGWVRDKFLGISNDDIDLTVDNMKGSEFCNYIKQYIQEKEKKNFNFGIIKINSDQSKHLETSSFHLFNFQVDIVNLRNEKYTEESRIPEIVIGTPEEDALRRDFTVNALFYNLSTRRVEDYTRRGILHLKNKVICTPLDPLSTFQDDPLRIIRCIRFCGFFNFFVEKSIFDVLKNEHIMKAFKKKISRSRLSTEIVKIFSNRCQNIVLSLTMLNYSSYAKEIFSLPENYFVKDEEVFERPRRKGDKVNKKGDFLVGDALLPGSTVPGGKKLHVEGETNEVINTSGDGAALNGGGLDSSGMQNGNACSANGGIHPEEGHAQGTFVNASTRGDSKMGSMTNTLEKGAYPQSGESPQTGESTQTGESTQTGESTQRGESTQTSADGETDWCAEGLQYIKFFKDLEKNNLLKETFPELDYHEHVNNVQLCLYLLPLRNHHVELKKGGKTEPVVGFIIRESLKFPLKYGKFCVQIYEGFSSLYKLYKNMDVFNFLKNSTCDGKENAHIIGDIVLFLKSVGEKWDLLLLIFFIFHKYKEVNKLFVTTITADVYLSDFAKKLYQYILKNKLQAAYNVKPFLKWPDIRHNFPQISPNRIGEVYEQI; from the coding sequence atgaaATTgctaggggaaaaaaaaattatcaactgTACAAaaggattattttttataaatgctAATAGAAGGAACCACTActtggggggaagaagcaacagTAAACGTTTCAGCCTGCACAGCTACAGCACGAGGGGGAAGATGCAAGAAAAGGGCTACGTTAGTTACTTGAAGAAGTATGTTGTCGACGACAGGGAGTTGGCGCAGGCCGTGGGGGGAGTGCCAAATGGGCAGGGAGGAGGAGTACCAAATGGGCAGGGAGGAGGAGTACCAAATGGGCAAGGAGGTAGAGTACCAAATGACAGGAGCGGCCACCCCCCCCCAGATGAGGCTCTCCAAATCGAAGagctgataaaaaaaaccatgaggaaggaagaagaagaactgTTCACGTTCCTTCAGAAAGTCAACGAGACGTACAAGCTGCAGTGTACCTTGAGGGTAGTCGGGGGGTGGGTACGAGACAAATTTTTGGGTATCTCAAATGATGACATTGATCTCACAGTGGATAACATGAAGGGCTCGGAGTTTTGTAACTATATAAAGCAGTACAtacaagaaaaggaaaaaaaaaatttcaattttggtatcataaaaattaactcaGATCAGTCCAAGCATCTTGAAACATCCAGTTTTCATCTCTTTAATTTCCAAGTAGATATTGTTAATTTGAGGAATGAAAAGTACACAGAAGAGAGTCGCATCCCAGAAATAGTTATTGGGACCCCTGAGGAAGATGCACTTAGGAGAGACTTCACGGTCAATGCCCTATTCTACAATTTGAGCACACGGAGAGTGGAAGACTACACTAGGAGGGGtattttgcatttaaaaaataaagtgattTGCACACCACTTGATCCTTTGTCTACATTCCAAGATGACCCTCTTCGGATAATCAGGTGTATTCGATTTTGTGGATTCTTTAACTTCTTTGTGGAGAAGTCCATCTTtgacgttttaaaaaatgaacacattatgaaagcatttaaaaagaaaatttccaGAAGTAGACTCTCCAccgaaattgtaaaaatattttccaacaGATGTCAAAATATCGTTCTATCTTTGACCATGTTAAATTATAGTTCCTATGccaaggaaattttttctttaccgGAGAATTACTTCGTAAAGGATGAGGAGGTGTTTGAGAGACCTCGGCGGAAGGGTGACAAGGTGAACAAGAAGGGGGACTTCCTCGTGGGGGACGCCCTCTTGCCTGGCTCCACCGTGCCAGGTGGAAAGAAGCTGCACGTCGAGGGGGAGACCAACGAAGTGATTAACACCTCTGGGGATGGTGCTGCCCTCAATGGGGGGGGCCTCGACTCAAGTGGGATGCAAAACGGAAATGCATGCTCTGCCAACGGGGGGATCCATCCCGAGGAAGGCCACGCACAGGGGACGTTTGTCAACGCCTCCACCAGGGGTGATAGCAAAATGGGCAGCATGACAAACACGCTGGAAAAAGGGGCGTACCCCCAATCGGGGGAGTCCCCTCAAACGGGGGAGTCCACTCAAACGGGGGAGTCCACCCAAACGGGGGAGTCCACTCAAAGGGGGGAATCCACTCAAACGAGTGCGGATGGAGAAACAGACTGGTGTGCGGAAGGACTGcaatacataaaatttttcaaggACCTCGAAAAGAACAACCTGTTGAAGGAAACGTTCCCCGAGCTGGACTACCATGAACATGTGAACAACGTGCAGCTCTGCTTGTACCTGTTGCCGCTAAGAAATCATCACGtggagttaaaaaagggaggaaaaactgAACCGGTCGTCGGCTTCATAATTAGGGAATCCCTAAAATTTCCACTCAAGTATGGAAAATTTTGTGTGCAGATATATGAAGGGTTTAGTAGCCTGTACAAGCTGTACAAAAACATGgacgtttttaattttttaaaaaatagcaccTGTGATGGGAAGGAGAATGCACACATCATTGGGGACATTGTGTTGTTCCTAAAAAGtgttggagaaaaatgggacttgctgcttttaattttttttatcttccacAAATATAAGGAGGTGAATAAACTGTTCGTGACCACCATCACCGCGGACGTGTACTTGTCCGACTTCGCCAAAAAGCTGTACCagtatattttgaaaaataaattgcagGCAGCTTATAACGTCAAGCCGTTTCTCAAGTGGCCGGACATTCGGCACAACTTCCCGCAGATCTCGCCCAACAGAATCGGCGAGGTGTACGAGCAAATT